Proteins from a single region of Punica granatum isolate Tunisia-2019 chromosome 8, ASM765513v2, whole genome shotgun sequence:
- the LOC116187484 gene encoding disease resistance protein RGA2-like → MADIILGSFVGSILERLRSLASHEIGQASCVKLELEEFKNTVSAIGAVLDEARKRGAGGDKNVIRWLKKLRDVVYDADDQLEDFFAEAQRQREIRGNHRILIFFSTYQLVYSLKMSRHLKSIRERLDQIYLRGSLWFGTRVLEDRTRRQTDTDSSLPQYVVGRESDKKQILEFLFSADNIKRKFAILAIVGMGGLGKTVLAKLVFRDERVQRDFDLTLWVSESTDIDLKSYLRGLVQLLTPGRVLAANLNMEQLYRLLNEELKGRTVFLVLDDVWNENRDWWLELRTMLDGAANEVKILVTTRSLNVGRAADAALIYQLPALPEDESLSLFMEVAATQEHEWQGLEAIRAVILRKCCGVPLVIILAGDMTQSAHTTEDLLRFMVVGLSKLTKEFMAILQSSYHNLPSHLQQCFAYCSLFPKGYRFDPLELIPLWIAQGYIKSLDNSKTLEELGREYFMELVLKSFFTDIEEDVDGNVIGCKMHNLIHDLAIFVAGDGYSMLDGFNGEMVPESAFHVSTYLIDSKLIRVGERNKSRTLLFLDEQPRGIEGSCDWDNFILHFQKLQALRLQGAPNLRQVPSRVGKLKYLRYLDLSKNGNLRVLPNSIGELWYLETLNLQGCCQLQALPRSISELANLRQLDRRGCDNLSHVPRGIEKLTRLQMLCQFVVGKQADSNAATLNQLS, encoded by the coding sequence ATGGCGGATATCATCCTTGGAAGCTTTGTTGGCTCGATCCTCGAGCGTCTTCGTTCTCTGGCCTCCCATGAGATCGGGCAAGCATCTTGTGTCAAACTTGAGCTGGAGGAATTCAAGAACACTGTTTCTGCTATCGGTGCTGTGCTTGATGAGGCGAGAAAGAGAGGAGCCGGCGGAGATAAGAATGTCATACGCTGGCTCAAGAAGCTCAGGGACGTGGTTTATGATGCTGATGACCAGCTCGAAGATTTCTTTGCCGAAGCTCAGCGCCAGAGAGAGATTCGAGGTAACCACCGGATCTTGATCTTCTTTTCCACATACCAGCTTGTTTACAGTCTTAAGATGTCTCGTCATCTCAAGAGCATTCGGGAGAGGCTCGATCAGATCTATCTTCGGGGTAGTCTTTGGTTTGGCACAAGGGTTCTCGAGGACCGAACAAGGAGACAAACAGATACCGACTCGTCTCTCCCACAATATGTAGTTGGAAGAGAATCCGACAAGAAGCAGATCTTGGAATTCTTGTTCAGTGCCGACAATATCAAGAGGAAGTTCGCGATTCTTGCAATAGTGGGTATGGGAGGGCTGGGCAAAACAGTCTTGGCAAAACTCGTATTCCGCGATGAGCGTGTCCAGAGGGACTTCGACCTGACACTCTGGGTCTCTGAGTCAACCGacattgatttaaagagttaCTTGCGGGGTCTGGTCCAGCTATTAACTCCAGGAAGGGTACTCGCAGCAAACCTCAACATGGAGCAACTGTACAGATTACTGAATGAGGAGCTCAAAGGCAGGACGGTTTTCCTTGTGTTAGATGACGTGTGGAACGAGAATCGCGATTGGTGGTTAGAGCTACGGACAATGCTGGATGGTGCAGCAAACGAAGTTAAGATCTTGGTGACCACCCGTAGTCTGAACGTTGGCAGAGCAGCAGATGCAGCATTGATCTATCAGCTGCCTGCCCTACCCGAAGACGAGTCATTGTCTTTGTTTATGGAAGTTGCAGCGACGCAGGAGCATGAGTGGCAAGGTTTAGAAGCGATCAGGGCAGTAATCTTAAGGAAGTGCTGTGGAGTTCCCCTTGTGATCATATTAGCCGGAGATATGACACAATCTGCCCATACTACAGAGGATTTGTTACGATTCATGGTCGTGGGTTTGTCCAAACTAACTAAAGAATTCATGGCGATTCTCCAGTCCAGTTACCATAACCTCCCGTCACATTTACAGCAGTGTTTTGCGTATTGCAGCTTATTCCCCAAAGGTTATAGATTTGACCCTCTCGAGTTGATTCCTCTCTGGATTGCACAAGGATATATCAAATCCTTAGACAATAGCAAGACTCTCGAAGAACTTGGGCGCGAGTATTTCATGGAGTTGGTCTTAAAATCCTTCTTCACGGATATAGAGGAAGATGTAGATGGAAACGTTATAGGTTGTAAAATGCACAATTTAATTCATGACCTCGCAATATTTGTCGCAGGTGATGGTTACTCCATGTTAGATGGCTTCAACGGGGAAATGGTCCCAGAAAGTGCTTTTCATGTATCCACCTACTTGATAGACTCTAAATTGATAAGAGTCGGAGAGAGGAACAAGTCGAGgactcttctttttttggatgagCAGCCAAGAGGCATTGAAGGGTCTTGTGATTGGGACAATTTCATCTTACATTTCCAAAAGTTGCAAGCGTTACGCCTTCAGGGAGCTCCCAATCTCAGGCAGGTACCCTCAAGAGTTGGAAAGTTGAAGTATTTAAGGTATCTTGATCTCTCCAAAAATGGGAATCTTAGAGTTCTTCCCAATTCAATAGGGGAATTGTGGTATCTGGAAACACTTAATCTCCAAGGATGTTGTCAGCTGCAAGCGCTGCCGAGAAGCATTTCGGAGTTGGCCAATTTGAGACAGCTTGATAGAAGAGGGTGTGACAATTTAAGTCACGTGCCCAGGGGGATAGAAAAGCTGACTCGTCTGCAAATGCTATGTCAATTTGTGGTGGGCAAGCAAGCAGACTCAAATGCAGCAACACTGAACCAATTGAGCTGA
- the LOC116187485 gene encoding uncharacterized protein LOC116187485, with protein MKQVNDTSYVYNAKFKQNLDDGDSSPYAELVAQLEHPLKQLLLYFAAFPHDSVIKKRVLKNWWIADAEALSELPVDEAENKADRALEELVLRGLIKTERKQRRLVGYRMPHPLIHLSVVELAKKEKFFAFDSNGNPTVELKLQRGCLVKARGGSSLNILYDNYQSPDLELLLSVFNINEPYPDFRPQQFSKAKGIGVLSLGKWQSSHDCHIEVESTEFLKATKSLKNLRFFSLRGVSRVFELPDALCKLISLTILDINACHNLDMLPEEISSLKSLVYLDISGCYLLETMPKGLASLTELRVLKGFLIIDTAYGLSSCDFKDLAGLKKLNKLSVSANSSHFPGEDDLNTFRKFPLLQKLTISWRGKSTSRKPEGQAVQANSMSDPESRIQSQEAKSSSNPNSELQSEDASTLSNTGGAASGYLENRAAERRNIGDNDPVDNKDIHKETISAAGPKPKGVRHQDTTADVAEKETDPRRTEGTGNTGEIVAETEPAAEGAVNAGNTFERKDSAAKPETAIEGVGTAAEAKQGQTLKTTKKPIKKIPSMFRQTKKMPEAGTKPQRIFPELEKLNLQCYPGGTPPDWLMPQNMKKLKKLYIVGGKLRALNDFRFRASTVEILRLKFLEELKTSNEDLKCCFPELIYLERVQQGMLTTSKRNWKGELVEREPKEYVSEIGPAN; from the exons ATGAAGCAAGTCAACGATACGTCTTATGTCTACAATGCCAAGTTCAAGCAAAACTTGGACGATGGTGACAGCTCCCCGTACGCGGAACTCGTTGCCCAACTCGAACATCCATTGAAGCAGCTCCTGCTGTATTTCGCGGCCTTCCCGCACGACTCAGTCATCAAGAAGAGAGTCCTCAAGAATTGGTGGATTGCAGATGCAGAAGCTCTGTCCGAACTTCCTGTTGATGAAGCAGAGAATAAAGCGGATCGAGCACTTGAGGAACTGGTGCTGAGGGGTCTAATCAAAACCGAGAGGAAGCAGCGCAGGCTGGTCGGGTACAGGATGCCCCATCCTTTGATTCACCTGTCAGTAGTTGAGCTCGCGAAGAAAGAGAAGTTCTTTGCTTTTGATTCCAATGGAAATCCTACGGTGGAGTTGAAGTTGCAGAGGGGGTGCTTGGTGAAGGCTAGAGGAGGGTCTTCTCTGAATATTCTCTATGACAACTATCAAAGTCCAGACCTTGAGTTACTTCTGTCGGTGTTCAATATAAATGAGCCATATCCCGATTTCAGACCGCAGCAGTTCTCTAAGGCGAAGGGCATCGGAGTTCTTAGTCTCGGAAAGTGGCAGAGCAGCCACGACTGCCACATTGAAGTAGAGAGCACTGAGTTTTTGAAAGCCACAAAGAGCTTGAAGAATTTGAGGTTCTTCAGTCTCCGGGGCGTTTCGAGAGTTTTTGAGCTCCCTGATGCTCTCTGCAAACTCATCTCTTTGACTATATTGGACATAAATGCCTGCCACAACCTCGACATGCTGCCCGAGGAGATAAGCTCGCTCAAGAGTCTGGTTTACTTGGATATCTCAGGGTGTTACTTGCTGGAAACAATGCCCAAGGGATTGGCCTCTCTCACAGAACTCCGGGTACTCAAAGGGTTCTTAATTATCGACACCGCATATGGATTATCTTCTTGCGACTTCAAGGACTTGGCAGGATTGAAGAAATTGAATAAGCTGAGTGTCAGTGCTAACAGCAGTCATTTTCCTGGAGAAGATGACCTCAATACTTTCCGAAAGTTTCCACTGCTTCAAAAGTTGACAATTTCATGGAGAGGCAAATCTACATCGAGGAAGCCAGAAGGCCAAGCTGTTCAAGCCAACAGTATGTCCGACCCAGAGTCGCGAATCCAATCCCAGGAAGCTAAGAGTTCCTCAAACCCAAACTCAGAATTACAATCCGAGGATGCTAGTACTCTGTCGAACACGGGGGGCGCCGCTTCAGGTTATCTTGAGAACAGAGCTGCCGAACGAAGAAACATAGGTGACAATGATCCAGTTGATAACAAGGATATTCACAAGGAAACAATCAGTGCAGCAGGACCAAAACCAAAGGGAGTCAGACATCAAGATACCACGGCAGATGTTgcagaaaaagaaacagaTCCAAGGAGGACAGAAGGGACTGGTAATACTGGAGAAATAGTTGCCGAAACTGAGCCTGCCGCAGAAG GTGCAGTCAATGCTGGAAATACATTCGAGAGAAAGGACAGTGCTGCAAAACCAGAGACAGCAATAGAAGGAGTTGGTACAGCAGCTGAAGCCAAACAAGGTCAGACATTGAAGACCACAAAgaaaccaataaaaaaaattccttcgATGTTCAGGCAGACAAAGAAGATGCCCGAAGCAGGTACCAAGCCCCAGCGGATCTTCCCGGAATTAGAGAAACTGAATCTCCAGTGTTACCCTGGCGGGACGCCTCCTGATTGGTTGATGCCTCAAAATATGAAGAAACTGAAAAAGTTATATATCGTAGGAGGTAAGCTCCGAGCTCTCAATGATTTTCGGTTCAGAGCCTCAACAGTCGAGATATTACGGCTGAAGTTCTTAGAGGAGCTGAAGACAAGTAATGAGGATCTGAAATGTTGCTTTCCTGAGTTGATCTACTTGGAGAGAGTCCAACAGGGGATGCTTACTACCTCCAAACGTAATTGGAAGGGAGAGTTGGTGGAGAGGGAACCAAAAGAATACGTCAGCGAAATAG GACCCGCCAATTAA
- the LOC116188270 gene encoding disease resistance protein RGA2-like, with amino-acid sequence MAEIFLGSVADSITGHLVSLMSSEIGQAWGVKHELKRLKSTVSAITAVLHDAEKCRVENESIKDWLNKLRDVVYDADDLLDDFSTKALRLRMMAGTRILREVRIFFTSSNQLVYSFKMAHRVKGIRERLDDIKGERSNFEFEGIGGLEIIGKGIRGESYPFVHKSHVIGRKGDEENIIDFLLDPNFEDNVSILSMVGVGGLGKTTLAKLVFNDDGVQAYFKLKMWVCVSMNFDVENIVRKIIRECTGEKDIGNLNMNELQNNLRGNLLGKKFFLVLDDVWNVNRRSWMELHGLLMDGAKGSKILVTTRAQNVAKATDAQYCFQLNGLPEAESLSLLMQITSKKEHEWKNQALEAIGKEIVNKCARVPLAIMTVGQLLSASRNREEDWLYFKNIDLSRINQAASDIIPTLRLSYDSLPSNLKQCFAYCSLFPKGHVLNPLELIRLWGSQGFISSDRTKPPEESGHECFMELVSRSFFQDVEEDIYGNIVGCKMHMLMHDLAITVARDNCIRLDHTTYQTIPERARHVSGYLEDLQLKADDGDNRLRTWLVLKDNLGQIDHLYHMEKCIIGLQKLRALCLRGAADLCVLPKSIGKLKHLRHLDLSYNRKLEVLPLSISKLCNLETLNLEGCTGLRELPSGITKLVNLRQLDISGCANLTHIPKGLGRLTCLHTLGQFVVGSKGDPRAATLDELKCLSKLKRNLVIRNMENLQDLDADFPVEGLNLQSLELHWVAEPKDGDRSASDKAMTRQEVILERFRPHQDLKGLGIEGYRGGMFSAWVSKLQKLVKLEIISCHYCKRLPDLGQLPHLKRLCLAGLSQLEGLEISEGSEQHQMSQRFFPSIEELELMDLPKFNGWERRKMQGASHIDKEENPQMVPIFLSKVQVQIRGCPRYSHVQIQGQQLSLVGMTENILNQLVRMVMASRHASMISTNSILFSNLKSITIDFMIDVEHLQWPKELFRSLPALQSLVIKRCHPLQTLCGRVILRHLIALETLSISYCPELDLSIEDDGNEDDCGEDGCDVQLQGHSKLKALHIDELPKMKHFPEWHRHLRHLEHLSISDCDSLKALPHWMGNLTTLTTLKIWSCDGLRSLPRKLILQFLTTLESLSIEWCRELDLSGELDNQQEEDGNTSNSQFSEPTKLRELAIIGSQNMVSLPLWIQHLTNLKSLDISFCESLEALPEWFPQLISLKRLDVSQCGRLSQRCRRDIGEDWPKIHHVERVFA; translated from the coding sequence ATGGCGGAAATATTCCTCGGAAGCGTAGCTGATTCCATCACCGGGCATCTGGTTTCTCTGATGTCCTCGGAGATCGGACAAGCTTGGGGCGTCAAACATGAGCTGAAGAGACTCAAGAGCACTGTTTCTGCTATCACTGCTGTGCTTCATGATGCTGAGAAGTGTCGGGTCGAGAATGAGAGTATCAAGGATTGGCTCAACAAACTGAGAGATGTGGTCTATGATGCCGATGACCTGTTGGACGACTTCTCCACCAAAGCTTTGCGCCTGAGGATGATGGCAGGCACTCGAATCCTAAGAGAGGTTCGCATCTTCTTCACTTCCTCGAACCAGCTTGTTTACAGCTTTAAGATGGCTCATCGAGTCAAAGGCATTAGGGAGAGGCTAGATGACATTAAGGGGGAGAGATCGAACTTCGAGTTTGAAGGAATTGGTGGTTTGGAGATTATTGGGAAAGGAATCAGGGGAGAGAGTTATCCGTTTGTGCACAAATCGCATGTCATTGGAAGAAAGGGAGACGAGGAGAATATCATAGATTTCTTGTTGGATCCTAATTTTGAGGATAATGTCTCAATCCTTTCCATGGTGGGTGTCGGGGGTCTTGGGAAAACGACCTTGGCAAAGCTCGTGTTCAATGATGACGGTGTTCAGGCATATTTCAAGCTGAAGATGTGGGTTTGTGTGTCGATGAACTTTGATGtggagaacattgtgaggaagATAATACGAGAATGCACTGGTGAAAAGGATATCGGGAATCTTAACATGAACGAACTGCAAAATAATCTTCGAGGAAACCTCTTAGGAAAGAAATTTTTTCTCGTCTTAGATGATGTCTGGAATGTGAACCGAAGAAGTTGGATGGAACTCCATGGCCTGCTTATGGATGGTGCAAAAGGAAGTAAGATTCTGGTGACTACCAGAGCTCAAAATGTTGCCAAGGCGACAGATGCACAGTACTGCTTTCAGTTAAATGGCTTACCAGAAGCTGAGTCTTTGTCGTTGTTAATGCAAATTACATCGAAGAAAGAGCATGAGTGGAAGAACCAGGCGTTGGAAGCCATCGGGAAAGAAATCGTGAATAAGTGTGCCAGAGTTCCCCTCGCGATCATGACTGTGGGGCAGCTACTGTCCGCATCGAGAAATAGAGAAGAGGATTGGTTATATTTCAAGAATATTGATTTGTCGAGAATAAATCAAGCAGCGAGTGATATTATTCCAACACTCAGGTTGAGTTATGATTCTCTCCCATCGAACTTAAAACAGTGCTTTGCCTATTGCAGCTTATTCCCCAAAGGCCACGTTCTAAATCCGCTTGAGCTGATTCGTTTGTGGGGTTCACAGGGATTTATATCCTCCGACAGAACAAAACCCCCCGAAGAATCTGGCCATGAATGTTTCATGGAATTGGTATCGAGATCCTTTTTCCAAGATGTAGAAGAAGATATATATGGTAATATCGTAGGTTGCAAAATGCATATGTTGATGCATGACCTGGCAATAACGGTGGCAAGGGACAACTGTATCAGACTGGATCACACAACTTATCAAACCATTCCCGAAAGAGCTCGCCATGTATCTGGTTACCTGGAAGATTTGCAGTTGAAAGCAGATGATGGAGACAACAGATTGAGGACGTGGCTTGTCTTGAAAGATAATCTGGGCCAGATAGACCATCTTTACCACATGGAGAAGTGCATCATCGGTTTGCAAAAGCTACGAGCATTATGCCTTCGGGGAGCTGCTGATCTTTGTGTTTTACCGAAATCAATAGGGAAACTGAAGCATCTGAGACATCTTGACCTCTCTTACAACAGAAAACTTGAAGTCCTTCCTCTTTCCATTAGCAAATTGTGCAACTTAGAGACCCTTAATCTCGAAGGATGTACAGGACTACGAGAATTACCAAGTGGCATCACGAAGTTGGTTAATCTAAGGCAGCTTGATATAAGTGGATGTGCCAACTTAACTCATATTCCTAAAGGACTAGGAAGGTTAACTTGCTTGCATACCCTGGGCCAGTTCGTGGTGGGAAGTAAAGGTGACCCCCGTGCTGCAACATTGGATGAGCTGAAGTgcctcagcaaattgaaaaggaaCTTGGTCATTCGGAACATGGAAAATTTGCAGGATTTGGATGCAGACTTCCCAGTGGAAGGGTTAAATCTTCAATCCTTGGAGCTTCATTGGGTTGCAGAGCCAAAGGATGGTGACAGGTCTGCTTCCGACAAGGCTATGACCAGACAAGAAGTCATCTTAGAAAGATTTCGACCACATCAAGATTTGAAAGGATTGGGGATAGAAGGTTATCGCGGAGGCATGTTTTCTGCTTGGGTTTCTAAGCTACAGAAATTGGTCAAGCTTGAGATCATAAGTTGTCATTATTGCAAGCGTCTGCCGGATTTGGGTCAACTGCCTCACCTTAAAAGGCTGTGCTTGGCAGGACTGAGCCAGTTAGAGGGTCTGGAAATATCAGAGGGAAGTGAGCAGCATCAGATGTCCCAGCGTTTCTTCCCATCAATAGAAGAATTAGAGCTCATGGATCTGCCTAAGTTCAACGGATGGGAAAGGAGGAAGATGCAGGGGGCTAGTCACATTGACAAAGAGGAAAATCCACAGATGGTGCCGATATTTCTTAGCAAGGTCCAGGTCCAAATACGCGGTTGCCCCAGGTACTCGCACGTGCAAATTCAAGGTCAGCAGCTATCGCTTGTAGGAATGACGGAGAATATCCTAAATCAATTGGTGAGGATGGTAATGGCAAGCAGACATGCAAGCATGATTTCTACCAATTCCATATTGTTCTCGAACTTGAAGTCCATCACAATCGACTTCATGATAGACGTAGAGCACTTGCAGTGGCCCAAAGAGTTGTTTCGTTCCCTCCCAGCTCTCCAGTCCCTTGTGATTAAGCGTTGCCATCCGTTGCAAACTCTGTGCGGAAGGGTTATTCTTCGACACCTGATTGCCCTCGAGACTCTGAGTATCTCCTACTGCCCGGAGCTTGATTTATCAATTGAGGATGATGGCAATGAGGACGATTGTGGTGAAGATGGGTGCGATGTGCAATTGCAAGGCCACAGCAAATTAAAAGCCCTTCATATTGACGAACTTCCAAAGATGAAGCATTTCCCAGAGTGGCATCGGCATCTCAGACATCTCGAACATCTATCGATTTCAGACTGTGATAGCCTTAAGGCTCTGCCTCACTGGATGGGCAACCTCACCACACTTACAACTCTTAAAATCTGGAGCTGTGACGGTCTCAGGTCTCTTCCTAGAAAATTGATCCTTCAATTCCTTACCACCCTGGAGTCATTGAGCATAGAGTGGTGTCGGGAGCTCGACCTGTCTGGGGAATTAGACAATCAACAAGAAGAAGACGGCAATACGTCTAATTCTCAATTCTCCGAACCAACTAAGCTTCGTGAGTTGGCCATCATTGGCAGTCAAAATATGGTGTCCCTACCATTGTGGATCCAACATCTCACCAACCTCAAATCTTTGGATATCTCTTTTTGTGAAAGTTTGGAGGCTTTGCCCGAGTGGTTTCCCCAACTAATTTCACTCAAGCGTCTTGATGTTTCTCAATGCGGACGGTTATCACAAAGGTGCAGAAGGGATATCGGAGAGGATTGGCCTAAGATTCATCATGTTGAGCGCGTTTTTGCATAG